TGAATATCAGAGACTGATTTATCTGCATGATATGGTGGATCTAAAATTACCAGTCGGAATGTCACATTGGGATTTGCTTGGGCAAATTTCTGTACATTCTTACGGGAATCCCCACCCATCACCGTATACTTTTCAGGTTCTCTTGTCATCGCAATATTCTCGTGAATAATTTTAATTGCTTTATTATTCTTTTCTGACAGTATTGCATGATCAATTCCGCGTGAAACGGCTTCAATTGCCAAGCCACCGCTACCGGAAAACATATCAAAACAATAGCCCCCATCGAAGTAGGGGCCAATAATATTAAAAATAGACTCTTTTACTTTATCTGTAGTCGGGCGTGTATTATCACCCGGGACAGCTTTTAACGGCCGACCTTTATATTCGCCTGCTATCACACGCATGTTTACTTCCCCCGTTATAAATCAACTGTTTCTTTTATTTTCTTAAAGGCACCTAAACTATCTGAAAATGTCATATCAATATCCGGACGATAAGATATTTCTACTTTTCGGACATAGTGCAAGCTGTTTAATTGCTTCATTTTATCTTGGACTTCATTCTGATCCACATACATGACGATGTACTTTTGACGATTAGAAACGTAATGGATATAACCAAATCGTCTTAAATTTTTCAACTGACGCAATGTATAGACCCAAATGATGATTCCTTGTCTTTTGGTTATTTCAAAGCTCAATATCTTTCCTCTTTCCTAAATGAATTTCACATGCTGATGGAAGCCCAATCATAGACAACGAAAAAGCGTCACCTGCAGATACCAAGATGTTCTCCGAAACCGCAGACGCAATCTTCTTCGCAATCAAATCCAGTTGCACCTGCAAATCTCTTTCCGCAATCCGGTAATTATAAATGGCAGTATCCAAATCCATTTCTCGCTTCAATTGAAAGACGGTCTTCTTTAATTCTTGAAAACCCGGCGCATGTGATCCGTATTCTGCAATTTGTTCGAATTTATTTTTTGCTTCATTAAAACGTATCATTTTATTATTAGCTTCTTCAGAGTCATCCAACGCAGCTTTCGCCATTTGAAAGTTTTCCATAGCTTGAGACTGCTTGATACTCGTAATTAATTGATCGCATTGGCTTTCGATAGCAAATAATTCTTCGTTAATAATCAATTGCATCTGCCCCTTCTGATTCAAACACCATCAATAAATTATCATTCGCTGAAACAATCGAGAAATCGGTTAGTTGCGCATTCAAAAACAACTGGCGTTTTTCAGCGAGCAACTGCATTAATCCAAAACGCATCGGTGCATCCACACTACCGGCGTTCACATTATAAGCCAGTGTTTTGCCTGCTTTTTCTGCAGCTTCCGTCACCTCAGAAGGCAAGCCATTAAAAGTCAATTCATTGGTACCTTGTGTCAGTAACACCTGTTTCCCGTAATCTCTTAAGCTTTCAGATGACGTTAAAGGTGCCACATTATTTTCTGTTCGCCACGCATTCACATAATGCTCCATGAGTTGAGCCGTATTTTTATGAATAGGCATGCCGGGATTCATCTCTACACCCTTCACATTGTAGTAATTCATCGCAATGAGTGCTTCTTGTGATAAATAGCGGATAGCATAGATTTCATGCTTTTCCGGATGGAAATACAACATTGCAAAACTATTATTGTCAAATTCAACGAGTGGAAATTGTGCCCATTCTTCTCTAGTAAGCGTCAATGAAACCGGCTCGCCTTCCCAATCGAATTGGAAATGTCTACTCAACTGCGTTTCGTCATATACATTATCGCGGTTCATCCCAATTTGGATAGCGCCTGTTTGGATGTCACTTCCTAAAATGAATAGAGAATCGATAATGGAATCCTTTACTTCCAGTTGGATAAATTTATGTAATTCAGAATAAACCCACGATGCTGCGTCGCCGTTTTCTTCGGAATAAATTGCTGTCGGCTCGCCGTGACGTGCTGAATATGTTTGAATGTCTTGACCGATGTAGTGCTCAAAGCCACTAACAGGTAACGGATAAATCTGGTTGGGTTCTTCATTTTCTAATACGACATTTCTTTCTGTAGCTGTTTCGTGCGTAGGAACGCCGCGTTCATTATAGAAGATAGGCCCGTAATAGAATCCGGCTACCATCAATACGAATAATAATAAAACTTTCATTAACAAGGCCTTCATCCTAATCGATCATTTATGTAAATATTATTCACAATTGCTAAAGCAACTGAGGAAACAATTAAACTGGAACCACCATAGCTGACGAAAGGAAAAGTCACTCCGGTTAAAGGTAGTATCCCGACCGCACCCCCGACATTAATCGTTCCTTGTACTAAGAACAAAGTGCTCATCCCAATACAGACTAGCTGCCCAAAGGAGTCTTTAATACTCAGACTGATTCGGTACATACGGAAAATCATATAAAAGAAGGTCGCCAGCACTGCCAAAACTCTGAATAAGCCTAATTCTTCAGCCATTATTGGGATAATAAAGTCTGTATAAGATTCCGGTAAATAGCCTGTTTTTTGGACACTTTCGCCAATCCCTACTCCAAACAATCCCCCTCTAGCTAATGCATAAAAAGAGTTTACCAACTGGAACGAGGAATTCCTGACATCTTCAAACGGATCTAAGAACGCCGTGAAGCGATCCATCATATAAGCTGGTACAAGCGGTAACCCACCCTGCCATTTTACAAGTCCAATGAAAGCAAAGTAGAAGGCTAAAACGGCAGCAATCGCCGATAATCCCATCCAAAATGGCAAACCGCTCATAAGCAGCATCGTGACGCAGATTGCTCCGATTATGATAACCCCACCCATATCAGGCTGAATAAGGACCAAAAAGAGAAAAATCGCAATGACCATAACCGGCTTCTTACCCACTTTAAAAATTTCTTTAAAAACATTTGTATTTTTACTTCTCTGAATACAAGCAAATTTATCCTCGTTATTAGAAAGGAATGTTGCCAAATAGAGTACCATCATAATCTTTAATAGTTCAGATGGTTGAACGGAAAAGAGTCCCAAGTCTATCCAAGCACTTGCCCCATTGACCGCAATCCCTTTGATTAATACATATAGGAGCATCAGCATTATTACGAGCAAGCTGATTCCAATAAAGCGCTTCGAGGTATATAGCCGTTTCGTTACCGTTGATCCTATCAAAATAACCAAAACACTTAAAATCGAAAAGATAAATTGGCGAATTAAGAAATATTCTGAGTTATTAAATTGACTCATAGCAAAATAACTGCTTGAACTGTAAACCATTAAAATACCAATTCCTAGTAAAATGAAATACGGAATGAGCAGTTTCCAATCTGAATGTCGGAATTTCCGCTGAACCCCTGATAATAGTGAACTTTTTTTATTTGCCATTACTTACTCCCCTTTAGAATGCGGGTGATTATTATTCTGTTCATAGTAATTGTTATACATTTTATTTAATGAATTTTCTAAATCACTCAAAATCCTCATGCCCGTATTTTTATCTAAAACACCTAACTTGACTGCATAGTCGATTTGTCTGGACAGTCCATATAATTGTGTGTCTACTACTTCTTCAAAGGCGGGACACGCAGCAAAACACAGATGCTCTTTTTGACTATTAATGAGTTTATAAACTTTCTCAGTTTCTTCCACTAGTAATTGCAGTGCTAACTCTTTTGTAGATGTCTCCATTTTGCTTCCCTCCTTAGTATGACTCTTATTTATTATAGCATATAAAATTAATCGGCAGATAACGTTTTTGGACAGGGTTCATGAGCCACGATGCTAAATTTCGAGTTCTCTTTATCTCGTCAGATAATAATGCGCGTACATACTTTTTAGCTTTTATGATAGTACGTACCCCATCTACTTATAGTAAAAATAATCAAAGAATAGTTATTGCAGCGAACAATTACTGATACGTTATCATTCTTGTTTGTTCGAGAGCGGATACAATGCTATGTTTTAGGTAATCTGAAAATGAAAGGTAGCAGTGTATATGCAAATAAAATCTATTATTTTTGATTTAGATGGTTTACTAATTAATTCAGAAATTGTTTCATTTGAAATTTACAAAGAATTACTTGCACAGCATCAGCACAATTTTACATTGGAAAATTATGCACAGAATTATTCAGGGCGATCTAGCATCCTAAACATGGAAAATCCGCCAAAAAAAACTGACTCCGAAAATTCGAAGTCAGTTTTTTTGTTATATTAGTTAGAAGCGTCTACAGCTTTTTTCTTACGTTTTGCTGCTTTTTCACGTTCGTTTTTGTCCAAGATTTGTTTACGTAGACGAATACTTGTTGGCGTAATCTCACAATACTCA
This genomic interval from Jeotgalibaca porci contains the following:
- the rsmD gene encoding 16S rRNA (guanine(966)-N(2))-methyltransferase RsmD, with product MRVIAGEYKGRPLKAVPGDNTRPTTDKVKESIFNIIGPYFDGGYCFDMFSGSGGLAIEAVSRGIDHAILSEKNNKAIKIIHENIAMTREPEKYTVMGGDSRKNVQKFAQANPNVTFRLVILDPPYHADKSVSDIHLLQECGLIDSDTTIVCEMDKENTLPDEIEAYYKRKRVEYGTIAVEVFEGK
- a CDS encoding YlbF family regulator, yielding MQLIINEELFAIESQCDQLITSIKQSQAMENFQMAKAALDDSEEANNKMIRFNEAKNKFEQIAEYGSHAPGFQELKKTVFQLKREMDLDTAIYNYRIAERDLQVQLDLIAKKIASAVSENILVSAGDAFSLSMIGLPSACEIHLGKRKDIEL
- a CDS encoding YlbG family protein, whose product is MSFEITKRQGIIIWVYTLRQLKNLRRFGYIHYVSNRQKYIVMYVDQNEVQDKMKQLNSLHYVRKVEISYRPDIDMTFSDSLGAFKKIKETVDL
- a CDS encoding HAD hydrolase-like protein; the protein is MQIKSIIFDLDGLLINSEIVSFEIYKELLAQHQHNFTLENYAQNYSGRSSILNMENPPKKTDSENSKSVFLLY
- a CDS encoding CAP-associated domain-containing protein, with product MKVLLLFVLMVAGFYYGPIFYNERGVPTHETATERNVVLENEEPNQIYPLPVSGFEHYIGQDIQTYSARHGEPTAIYSEENGDAASWVYSELHKFIQLEVKDSIIDSLFILGSDIQTGAIQIGMNRDNVYDETQLSRHFQFDWEGEPVSLTLTREEWAQFPLVEFDNNSFAMLYFHPEKHEIYAIRYLSQEALIAMNYYNVKGVEMNPGMPIHKNTAQLMEHYVNAWRTENNVAPLTSSESLRDYGKQVLLTQGTNELTFNGLPSEVTEAAEKAGKTLAYNVNAGSVDAPMRFGLMQLLAEKRQLFLNAQLTDFSIVSANDNLLMVFESEGADAIDY
- a CDS encoding DUF1507 family protein — its product is METSTKELALQLLVEETEKVYKLINSQKEHLCFAACPAFEEVVDTQLYGLSRQIDYAVKLGVLDKNTGMRILSDLENSLNKMYNNYYEQNNNHPHSKGE
- a CDS encoding FtsW/RodA/SpoVE family cell cycle protein, with product MANKKSSLLSGVQRKFRHSDWKLLIPYFILLGIGILMVYSSSSYFAMSQFNNSEYFLIRQFIFSILSVLVILIGSTVTKRLYTSKRFIGISLLVIMLMLLYVLIKGIAVNGASAWIDLGLFSVQPSELLKIMMVLYLATFLSNNEDKFACIQRSKNTNVFKEIFKVGKKPVMVIAIFLFLVLIQPDMGGVIIIGAICVTMLLMSGLPFWMGLSAIAAVLAFYFAFIGLVKWQGGLPLVPAYMMDRFTAFLDPFEDVRNSSFQLVNSFYALARGGLFGVGIGESVQKTGYLPESYTDFIIPIMAEELGLFRVLAVLATFFYMIFRMYRISLSIKDSFGQLVCIGMSTLFLVQGTINVGGAVGILPLTGVTFPFVSYGGSSLIVSSVALAIVNNIYINDRLG